A window of Kribbella voronezhensis genomic DNA:
CGCGGGCTTCCCGTACGACGGGGTGCGCGTCGCCGGGAAGACCGGGACCTTCGGGGCGCTCCGGCACGAGGCCGCCGTGGTGACCTTGCCCGGTGGGGACGCGTACGCCGTCGCCGTGCTCACCCTTGCCGCGCGAAGCGACAGCCGCCTCCCCCGGGTCGACGCCGCCATCGGCGAGGCCGCCCGGGTCGCGGTCGATCTGTTGCGCTAGTCGTTCACCACCGCGAAGGCCTCGATCTCGATGAGCGCCTCGGGGCTGAACAACGAGACCACCTGCACCGCAGTACTGGCCGGCGGATTCGCCGTGTCGATACGGGTATCGCGCACGGACCGGATGACCGGCAGGAACGCGATGTCGGTGACGAAGACGCCGAACTTCACCACGTCGGCGAAGGTCGCGCCGGCAGCGGCGAGACAGCGTTCCAGGTTGGTGAAGACCTGCTGCGCCTGCGCCGCCGGGTCGCCGTCGCCGACCAGGTTGCCGTCGGCATCCAGCGCGACCTGACCGGCGATCGCCACCCAGCGTCCCGGGCCGGTCACGACATGGCTATAACCGTTGCCCGGAGCAACAGCGTCGGGCAACGGGTACGAGAGATTCGTCAAGGATTCCTCCAGGGTCGATGCTGGACACCATCCTCGCCGACCGGCTCGAGTCGTACCACCGCATACTTCGCATACCCGGCATGCCGCTCAGGCATGGCCACAGACGCCGGCCGCGACCCGGGCTCGCGGCGTCTCGGTGCGGAACGACTCGCCGAGCTCCGGCCCGAGACCGAAGTAGTGCCGGAAGTTGTACACCAACGGCGACCAGGCACCGGGATCGACGTACGAAGTGCCCGGTACGACGACGCGCTCGTCCGCATGCACGCGCAGGACCTTCGCCTGCACGACGAAGAAGTTGCCCTCGGCATCCAGTCGTACGTCGATCGCGCGCGCCTCGAACTGCAAGGGACATTCGGCGACCCGCGGCGGCCGGACCAGCTCGGACGGGACCGGCGTCAGCCCGGCCGTCTCGAACTTGGCCGGTTCGTAGCGGAACCGCTCCTGCTTGGCGGCCGGCACCGGATCGCGCCCGGTGCAGCCGGCGATCCGCTCGACGTTGCGCCACAACTCGGGCGACGGGAAGTTGATCACCAGGTCGGGCCGTTGCCTCAGGTTGGCCGCTGTGTGACCCTCCTGACCCAGGCCGAGTACGACGACGTCACCGAGCGCCCACGCCGACGACATCGGCGCGAGGTTGAAGGTGCCGTCGGGGTTCTCCGTCGACAACAGTTCGACCGGCGTTCCGACGTACAGGATGGACGGTTCGATCGTGAGGTGAGTCATGCGTCCGACGCTAGGAGCCGGACGCTTCGGTGGGCGCCGAACCGACCGCGAGGCAGGATGGTGGGGTGAACATCGCCAGCGAAGGCCAGGAGCTTGCCGCCTGGGCACGGATGCTCGCCGACAGCACCCGGGCCACGGCGTGCCTCGCGCTGCTCGACGGACGAGCGTGGACGGCGACCGAACTCGCGCGACTGGCAGGCGTTTCGCGACCGACGATCAGCGAGCACCTGAATCTGCTGGTGTCCGGCGGCCTGCTCACCGAAGTACGGCAAGGACGGCACCGCTATGTGAAACTGGCCGGGCCCGAAACGGCTGAACTGCTGGAAGGACTGGCGGCGCTGGCGCCTCGGCGTACGGAGATTGCCACCAGCCTCGCCGCGGCGAGCAAGCGGGACGCGTTCGCCCGAGCCCGCACCTGCTACGACCACCTCGCCGGGAGACTCGGGGTGGCGTTGACCGATGCGATGACAGAGCGCGGCTTGCTCGACTGGTCCGACGGCGTCGCGTTGACGACGGAAGGCCAACGCTGGTTGGAGAACCTCGGCATCCAGGTCGACGCGGGCCGTGGCCGACCGTTGGTCCGGTCGTGCCTCGACGTGACCGAGCGACGGCCACACCTGGCCGGCCGGGTGGGTGCGGCGTTGTGCGAACACGCTTTGAAACAAGGGTGGGTGACGCACATCACTGGTGGCCGCGCACTCAAGGTGACTGGTTCGGTGCGCGATCTGGGGTTGCCCGCGGGCGTCGTACGGGACCTACTGTCCCGAGGCTGACGCGGGGAAAATCCGTCGTTCCTTCCAGTGCGTGAGATCGGTGTGACCTGGGACACGCATCGGATGGGCAATCCGGCCCGATTCGGCCTACCCTTCGGCCATGACTGGTTTCGAGCCCGACACCGAACTGGTGTCCCGCCTCTCCTTGCCCAGCCATGTGGTCGTCCTCGTGGACGGCCGCTGGTACCGCGGCTGGCTGATCGGCCGCGAGCACGAGGAGACGGGATGGACCGGCACGGTGCAGTACGAGGGCGACGACGGTACGGAACGGACGGAACGCCTGCCGGCGAACCGGATCGCACTGCCGGAGTCGCACCGACCGACTGAGCGAGCGTCGTAGGAGGAGGCACAGCGCGAAGGCCCCCTGGAGATCTCCAGGGGGCCTTCGCGCGTAACGACAAGGTCGGGGCGCCTCGAGCGACAGACGAGAACCCCGCCCCAGGCCCTTCGGGCGGTTGACCTGGGGCGGGATCCTCAGTGGCGTTACACACGGTGTATCGGTGATCACACCCCAGGTGTTACACGGATCAGGAAAGTTTCCTCGTCCGGATGAGCCGCTCGGCCACCTCACGCAACCGCACGTTGTTGTCCTGCGAATACCTGCGCAGTACTGCGAACGCTTGCTCGTCGGTGAGGCCGAACCGCTCCATCAAGATCCCCTGCGCCTGCCCGACCAGCCGCCGCGAGTCGATCGCCTCCCAGAGGCTGGACTCGCTGCGGGCATTCGCCACCGCGACCGCGGCATGGTCGGCGTACATCTGGGCCGTCACGTCGTCGGACTCCCCGAACCGATCGGTCGCCGGGTCGAAGAGGTTCAGTACGCCGACCGTCCGGGTGGGCGTCCGGAGCCGGACCGACAGCACGCTCCGCAGGGCGACCTCTGTCATCTCGGCCGACCATCGAGGCCAGCGCTCGTCGGCGGCCGCGTTGCCACTCACCACGCTCCGCTCCTCCTGGACCGCGTCGTACGTCGGGCCTTCGCCGAGCTCCACCTGCAGCCGGTCGGCCTCCTCGACCAGAGCGTCGGTACTGACGGCTGACTCCAGCCGGCCGGCACGCTGAGTCAGTACGACGCTGGCGTGGTTCGTGGCGAGCGCGGTCAGGACGAACTCGAGGAATCGCTCGGCAGTCTGCTCGACGTCAGGCTGTTCATGCAGGATCTGGGCCATCCGGGCCAGGTCCTGGGCAAAGCCGTCCTTCACGCTGCCTTGTCCGGGGAAGGCAGGGGCACTGCTGTCGTCACGGGTGTGGTCCTCAGGGGTTTCGGATCCGCTCGTGGCGGCATGCTCCGTCGCCGGCTGACTTCCCAACCGCGTTGAACTTTAACATCCGGGCCTCCGGGGTTGGGGCGCCCGGAAGCCGTCCGGAAACTGGTCTGAAAAGTGGTCTGGAAAGGGGCGATCCCGACGCACGTGTCTGGACGCCGGGACCTGGATTGAACGGCCTCTCGAGCGACCGTTCACTCCTGACCTCACTGGTGCCCTAAACGGTGGTCCCCATTCGTTGCCGCGGCCCCTGACTTCAGCGAATCCTCAGAAATGCACGGCCAGCAGGATCCGGCCGGTCTCCGAACTCCTGATGTCGAGCGCCCGGATCTCACCGCGATGCAGCTTGGTGGTGGCGGCCGGCTTCACCGTCGTACCGGGCGCGGCGGTCCAGCTGGCGATCAGCGTCGCCTTGCCGGAGCCGTCGGTCACGAACAGTTCGTACCCCCGAGCGCGCTCACTCGGCGTCGCCAGTTCGTCGTACCGGCAACTGATCTCGATCGTCGTGCCCCACCGCTCGTCGACCAGCCGCGCATCCGCCGACAACTTGCTCGCCACCGTCTGCGCCAGCACCACGTAGTCACCCGACGGATCCTGCCGGGCGAGCGGGACCGCCACCACCGCGCCGATCACGGCAGCGGTGGCGGCGGTCGCGGCGATCAACCCGGCGAGCCGTAGTCTGCGGCGCCGGCGGTCCTTCTGCACGGCTCGGGTCAGGCCGGGCAGCAGGTTCGGCGGAGTGACGGCGATCGTCGCGAGCGCCCGGTCGTCCGGCAACACCTTGAGCGTGCCCGGTACGCCGGCCAGCGCCGCCACCTCTTTTGCGCAATCCGGGCAGGTCCGCAGATGCTCCTCGTACTGGCGTCTCTCCGGCGCCGACAACGCCCCGAGCAGGTACGCCGCATCCCACTCGCGGTACGGATCGCTCATTCCTTCGTCACCCCCCTCTCCAGCAACGCCAGCTTCAGCGCCCGCAACCCGTAGTGCAACCGCGACTTGACCGTCCCGGCCGGGATGTCGAGCTCCTCGGCGATATCGGTGACCGTGCGAC
This region includes:
- a CDS encoding RidA family protein: MTNLSYPLPDAVAPGNGYSHVVTGPGRWVAIAGQVALDADGNLVGDGDPAAQAQQVFTNLERCLAAAGATFADVVKFGVFVTDIAFLPVIRSVRDTRIDTANPPASTAVQVVSLFSPEALIEIEAFAVVND
- a CDS encoding flavin reductase family protein — protein: MTHLTIEPSILYVGTPVELLSTENPDGTFNLAPMSSAWALGDVVVLGLGQEGHTAANLRQRPDLVINFPSPELWRNVERIAGCTGRDPVPAAKQERFRYEPAKFETAGLTPVPSELVRPPRVAECPLQFEARAIDVRLDAEGNFFVVQAKVLRVHADERVVVPGTSYVDPGAWSPLVYNFRHYFGLGPELGESFRTETPRARVAAGVCGHA
- a CDS encoding ArsR/SmtB family transcription factor → MNIASEGQELAAWARMLADSTRATACLALLDGRAWTATELARLAGVSRPTISEHLNLLVSGGLLTEVRQGRHRYVKLAGPETAELLEGLAALAPRRTEIATSLAAASKRDAFARARTCYDHLAGRLGVALTDAMTERGLLDWSDGVALTTEGQRWLENLGIQVDAGRGRPLVRSCLDVTERRPHLAGRVGAALCEHALKQGWVTHITGGRALKVTGSVRDLGLPAGVVRDLLSRG
- a CDS encoding GAF and ANTAR domain-containing protein encodes the protein MKDGFAQDLARMAQILHEQPDVEQTAERFLEFVLTALATNHASVVLTQRAGRLESAVSTDALVEEADRLQVELGEGPTYDAVQEERSVVSGNAAADERWPRWSAEMTEVALRSVLSVRLRTPTRTVGVLNLFDPATDRFGESDDVTAQMYADHAAVAVANARSESSLWEAIDSRRLVGQAQGILMERFGLTDEQAFAVLRRYSQDNNVRLREVAERLIRTRKLS
- a CDS encoding anti-sigma factor family protein, with amino-acid sequence MSDPYREWDAAYLLGALSAPERRQYEEHLRTCPDCAKEVAALAGVPGTLKVLPDDRALATIAVTPPNLLPGLTRAVQKDRRRRRLRLAGLIAATAATAAVIGAVVAVPLARQDPSGDYVVLAQTVASKLSADARLVDERWGTTIEISCRYDELATPSERARGYELFVTDGSGKATLIASWTAAPGTTVKPAATTKLHRGEIRALDIRSSETGRILLAVHF